One part of the Amphiprion ocellaris isolate individual 3 ecotype Okinawa chromosome 24, ASM2253959v1, whole genome shotgun sequence genome encodes these proteins:
- the LOC111584376 gene encoding small integral membrane protein 11-like, whose protein sequence is MINWKALDNVPVLLYILALKTLLLCLAFAGVKIYQSKKAEEALKKEQAEKRRLAQQTQELIDNLKED, encoded by the exons ATGATCAACTGGAAG GCTTTGGACAACGTCCCTGTCCTCTTGTACATCTTGGCGCTGAAGACGCTGCTACTGTGTTTGGCGTTTGCCGGGGTGAAGATCTACCAGAGTAAGAAAGCAGAGGAGGCCCTGAAGAAGGAGCAGGCAGAGAAGAGGAGGCTGGCCCAGCAGACACAAGAGCTCATTGACAACCTGAAAGAGGACTGA